From the genome of Pseudomonas sp. FP453:
TACTATTCAAACAATATTTTAAAAACAAGAACTAAAACCAGTCCGTGACGCGCACCAGGCAGCTCCCGAACTTGTTACAAAGCTTTACCGGGGGCATGGCGGCAGCGGCGAGACTGAAGGCGTAGTCATGATGACAGATACCCCCGCGCACCCAGGCTTGATCTCCCTGCAGAGCATCGGCAAGCGCTATCAGCTAGCCGGGCAACACCTGTCCATTCTCAATGACGTCAGCCTGGCCATCGCCCGTGGCGACAGCTGCGGCATCCTCGGTGCCTCCGGTTCCGGCAAAAGCACCCTGCTCAATATCCTCGGCCTGCTGGACTTGCCCAACTGCGGCCAGTACCACTTTGCCGGGCACGATATCTTCAGCGCCAGCCCCGATGAGCTGGCGGCGATCCGCAACCAGCAGATCGGCTTTGTGTTCCAGAGCTTCAACCTGCTGCCGCGCCTCAGTGCGCTGGACAACGTGGCCCTGCCCCTGAGTTACCGCGGCATCTCGCGCCACGAATCGGTGGAGCAAGCCCTGCGCATGCTCGAACAGGTCGGCCTGGCCGAACGCGCCCACCACCGCCCCGCCGACCTCTCCGGCGGCCAGCGCCAACGCGTCGCCATCGCCCGGGCGCTGGTGGGCACCCCCTCGGTGATCCTGGCCGACGAACCCACCGGCAACCTCGACAGCAATACCGCCCAGGACATCATGGACCTGCTCCTGGCCCTCAACCGCGACCAGCATGTGACCCTGATCATCGTCACCCACGACGCGCAGATCGCCGCGCGCCTGGGCCGCCAGATCCTCGTGCGCAACGGCACGGTGCAAGAGGCCCCGCGCCCATGAGCCTGCGGGTCGAGCAGAGCCTGAGCCAATTGCTGCATGAAGCGTTCGTCAGCCTGCGCACCTTGGGCAAGCGCTCGATGCTGGCGCTGCTGGGCATCGTTATCGGCAGCTCCTCGGTGGTGGCGCTGATCAATATCGGCCACAACGCGGCAGTGGACGCGGCCCTGATCTTCAAGGACATGGGCACCGACACCCTGGTCGCGCAGTTCCCCACCAAGCCCGGCAGCAGCAGCCCCATGCTTGCGCGCCTGGACCTCGACACCGTGCGCCAGGCCGTGCCGGGCATCGCCCATATCGGCGCGCTCAGCCTGTTCAGCGGGCCGGTGGTGTTCCATGGCCGCACCGCCAACGCCAACCTGGTCGGCAGCACGCCGGGCATCCAGGACGCCATGCGCCTGAGCCTGCGCGAAGGTCGCTTCCTGTCGGACTTTGACGCCAACGAAACCTTCGCCGTGATCGGCGGCCAGCTCGCCCAGGCCCTGAGCACGCCCGGCGACCCGCTGAAACTAGGCGAGCGGCTGCGCATCAACGACTACCTGTTCCTCATCGTCGGCATCCTGCACAGCCAGCCCCGCGCGCTGCTGATGCCGGTGCAAGGCGATGAATCGTTGTTTATCCCCGCCGACGGCATGCAACGCATCTACGCCAACCCGCAGATCGGCAACGTGGTGATCCGCGCCGCCCCCGACCAGGACATGGAGGCCATGGCCAAAGGCACCAGCGCCGTCCTGCAACGCCAGCTCAGCGACCACACCGTGGACATCCAGGTGCCCCAGCAAATGATCGATGGCATGACCCGGCAAAGCCGCACCTTCGCCTACCTGCTGCTGGCCCTCGGCGCGATCTCCCTGGTGGGCGGCGGCGTCGGCGTGATGAACGTGATGCTGATGAACGTCTCGGAGCGGCGCCGCGAGATCGGCATCCGCATGGCCCTTGGCGCGCGCCAGCGGGATATCCGCAACCTGTTCCTGCTCGAAGCCGTGACCCTCACCGCCGTGGGCGCAGCCTGCGGCGCGGTACTCGGCATGACCGCCGCCTGGCTCTACGCCTGGCTCTCAGGCTGGGCGTTCACCCTCGCCGCTGCCGCCCTGCCCCTCGGGGTCGGCAGCACGCTGCTGGTGGGGCTGTTCTTCGGCATCTACCCGGCGGTCTCGGCGTCCCGGTTGCAGCCGGTGGAGGCCTTGCGCGATGAATAAAGGCCTGCTGTTCCTGGCGTTGCTGAGCCTGCCGTGCGCAGCCGCTGACATCGTGATCAACCCTTCGGCACCCAGCAGCAGCCGCAGTGTCTCGCTGAACGCCCAGGTCACCAGCGTGACCCTCGGCGACGCGGTGTACCTGGGCCTGCGCAACAACCCGGCGATCCGCAGCGCGTACCTGCAACGGGTGGCGCAGAAGTTCGACCTGCGCGTTGCCGAAGACGCCTTCAACCCCAAGCTCACCCTCAACAGCTACTACCGCAGTACCCGTGGCAGCGCCGACAACGCACGCAACGCCAACCTCGCGCCGGCCACCAGCCTGCTCGGCGAATACGGCACGCGCCTGAGCATGGGCTGGACCCAACAACTGAACACCGCCGACCGTGCCGGCCGCTACCGCAGCGACGGCCTCGACCTGGCGATCATCCAGCCACTGATGCGCGGCGCCGGCTGGGACGCCACCACCGCGCCGCTGCGCCTGTCGCGCCTGTCGGAACAGGCCAACCGCCTCAACCTCAAGGCCACCGTGGCGCAAACCATCAGCCAGATCATCGCCACCTACCGCGAACTACTGCGCGCCCAGGAACAATTGGGCATCGTGCAAGACGCCCTGAAACGCTCCGGCACCTTGCTGGAGGTGAACAAGGCGCTGATCGCCGCCGGGCGCATGGCCGAGTTTGAAATCGTGCAGACCGAAGCCGATATCGCCACCCAACAACTGGGCGTCGAAGAAGCGCAGAACCAGCTCGACAGCAGCCGCCTGGCTCTGCTGCGCCTGCTCGCGCTGGACCTGTCCACGCCGATTCGCGCCACCGAAGCCCTGGAGGCCAAGCCCATGCAGATCGACAAACGCCAAGCCTTCAACCTGGCGCAGAACCAGCAACCGGAATACCTCGCCGCCCTGCTCGGCAGCCAGCAGGCCGACCTCAACCTGGTGATCGCCAAGGACTCCGGGCGCTGGCAAGTGGACCTGGTGGCCGGTGCGAACCAGCTGCGCGACACCTACAACAATGACAACGGCAGCGGCAACAACCGCACCTGGGACAGCTACGCCGGCGTGCAGGTGCAGATCCCCATCGGCGACATCAGCACGCGCCAGGCCGAAGTGCGCGCACGGGTGAACGTGCAGGACCAGGAGATCCGCATCACCGACGCGCGCCAGGAACTGGAACGCAGCGTCAACGACGTGGTGCGCGACCTCGGCACGCGCTGGCGCCAATACGAAATCTCCCAGCGCGCTGTGGAACTGTCGCGGCGCAAGATCGACATCGAACGGGAAAAACTCAGCGCCGGGCGCTCCACCAACTTCCAGGTGCTGAGTTTCGAGAGCGATTTACGCAACGCCGAAAACGCCCAGCTCAACGCGCTGATCGCTTATCTGAACGCCCAGACCCAGCTCGACTTGACCCTGGGCATGACACTGGAAAGTTGGGAAATCGCCCTCAATGACTACTAATCGCAAACGCCTGATCGGCGCGCTGTTGATCCTGCTGGTGGCCGCCGCCGGGTTCGCCCTGCGCAGCCCGGCCCAAAGCCCCGCCGCCAGCGAACAATGGCTGGCCGTGCAGCCCGACGCGCTGGTGCACCAGATCGGCCTGGTGGGCAAGATCGAGCCCGACACCACGATCACCCTCACCGCACCGTTTGACGGCAATGTGCAGGCCAACCTGGTGGAGCAAGGCCAGCGGGTCGAAGCCGGCCAGGTGTTGCTGCGCATGGACCCGGCCACCCTTGAAGTGCAACTGCGCGACGCCCTGTCCGCCCAGCTCAAGGCGCGGCGCACCGTGCAAGAGATGCAGGACTGGGACAACGGCCCCGCCGTCAGCCGCGCCCGCCGCAGCCTGCGCACCGCCGAGATGAGCGCCGGCAACACCCAGCGCAAACTCACCGAAAGCGAAAACCTGTTCCAGCGCGGCATCATCCCGCGCAACGAACTGGACGAACTCAAGCAGCAAACCCAACAGCAGCAACTGGACCTCGCCTCCGCGCGCGGCGAACTGCAACAGGCCATCGACCAGGGCAAGGGCGAATACCGGCAGATCGCCGAGATGGAACTGACCAACGCCACGGTCAAGTACGACGCCCTGCGCCAACTGCTGGAAGGCCGCGAGGTCAAGGCGCCGTTCTCCGGCATCGTCGTCCCGGCCCCCGGCGCCAACACCCCGCAAGCCGGCGCCAGCAACGCCCCGTTACAGGCGGGCAGCAAGGTCAGCCAGGGCCAGGTGCTGTTTGGCCTGGCCAATATCGAGCGGCTGAAAATCGTCACCAAGGTCTCGGAGCTGGACATCAACCGACTGCATCAGGGCCAGGCGGTGGAAGTGCTGGGGGACGGCTTTGACGGCGAACGGCTCAACGGCTCGGTGAGTGTGGTCAGCGGCCTGGCGATGACCAGCGACAGCCAGGGCAGTGCGCAATTTCCGGTGACGCTGTCGATTCCCCAACTCACGCCGCAACAGTTGCAGCGGGTGCGGCTGGGGATGAGTGCGCGGCTGACCATCGTGACCTACAACAATGCCCAGGCGATGGTGGTGCCGGCGCAAGCGATCAGCACGGGCGAGGTGGAGTATCGCGAGGCGATGGACAAACCGGTGGAGCGGGTCAAGGTCACGACCGGGCAAGCGACAGCGCAAGGCGTCGAAGTGTTTGGCCTCAAACCCGGGTTTGTGAAGGTCGGCAGCTGAAACACCGATCAATTGTGGGAGCTGGCTTGCCTGCGATAGCGGTGGGTCAGCTGAGCATGGATTGATTGACAGACCGCTATCGCAGGCAAGCCAGCTCCCACATTTAGATATTTGCCAACTTGGCGGCCAGCGCTTTGGCTTGCAGTGCCACGTCCGTCACCGCCGTGCTCTCCCACCACAACCCCCGCAACGGCGGGCCCATGGCAAACAACCGCTGGTTGACCCGCCCCTGCGCATCCACCACCGCCCCACTGGCATCGGCGGCAATCCCCAGCGCCAGCGGCCCGGGCTGGATCAGTCCGCGCTTGAGCAGTTGCTGCGGCAAGGGCCGGGCTACGCGGCGCCAGTCGTATTCGATGCCGCTGGAGTTGATCAGCGCCGCTCCCGAAACAGGCGTGATCGACTGCTCACCGCGATATCGCACACGAATGTTCACGCCTTGCGCCGACGGTTCCAAGCCTTTGTAGGAGGCCGCCCGAATCCGCAACCGCCCCGCTTCATGCAACCGCGCCACCAACTGCGCGCTCAACGGCGGTGAGCGGTGGTGATGGCTTTCCCACCACGGCCGTACGTGGCGCACAAACTGACGTTTCTCCCTCTCGCTGGCCTGGCTCCACAGGCGGCCGATATGCGCGCGCACGGTGTCCAGCGGCGCCTGCCAGTCAATGCCCTGCGCCTGCGCGATGCGGCATTGGCGACGCACTTCGCGCAGCAGTTGCCGAGGGCTGCGCACGTTGTGATCCTCGGCAAGAAAATCCACCCAGCCCGGCGGCTGCCGACGCACATGGGGCAGCAGGCCATGCCGCGAAAAAATCTCGATAGGCCCTCGATGGCCGGCCTGTTCCAGCGAGACCACGGCATCGACCATGGTCAGCCCGGAACCGATGATCAGCACGCTCGCCTGCGGGTCAATCTGCGTCATGGCCTGCACGTCCCAGGGGTCGACTGCCGCTGCGTTCAAGCCACTGGATTGCGTCTGTGGTGTACGCGCCGCCGGGAACATGCCGGTGGCCAATACGGCAAAGGCGCCGCGCAGTTGCTGGCCATCCGCGAGGGTCAGCAACGCGCCGTCGTCCTCCACTTGCAGATCCACGACTTCGCCGCGCACATGCTCGACAGTAGACGCCGACAACGCCTTGGCCTCGGCCAGTCGCTGCTGCGCATACAGGCCGAAAATCCCGCGGGGCGGGAACAGTTCGCTGATGGGCACAGGTTGCTCGCGAGACTCCGGCCAGCCCCCGGCGCCGATATAGGCGGTGAGCCATTCGGTCAGGTCGTCGGCATTGTCCGGGTCGACGCTCATGCGTGCGGCGTTGCCGTTCAACGTGTGGCCCAGCTCGACCGCGCTATAGGCCTCGCCCCGGCCCAGCTCGGCGCGTGGTTCGATCACCAGGATCTGCCGCGTGCCCGGCAACCGCAGCAATTGCACCGCGAGCATCGTGCCGCTTAGCCCGCCACCGACGATCAGCACATCAGCGTTGCGGATGGATTCAGTCATGCCTGTTCGCCTTTACTGTTTACCCAGGTAAATGTCATGCAAATCGCCCCGCGCCAACAGCTCGGCGGCGCTGCCACTCAAGGCCACGCGGCCAGTATCCAGCACGTAGCCGTGGGACGCATAGGTCAGCGCGACGTTGATATTCTGCTCGGCGATCAGGAAACTCACCTGCTGTTCGCGATTGAGCTGGGCGATGATCGCAAAGATCTCCTGCACGATCATAGGCGCCAAACCCATCGACGGCTCATCGAGCAGTACCAAAGTAGGACGGGTCATCAGCGCGCGGCCGAGGGCGACCATCTGCTGCTCGCCGCCCGAGGTGAGCCCGGCGCGGGTGTGGCGCTTGGTCTTGAGCCGCGGGAACCAGCTG
Proteins encoded in this window:
- a CDS encoding ABC transporter permease — translated: MSLRVEQSLSQLLHEAFVSLRTLGKRSMLALLGIVIGSSSVVALINIGHNAAVDAALIFKDMGTDTLVAQFPTKPGSSSPMLARLDLDTVRQAVPGIAHIGALSLFSGPVVFHGRTANANLVGSTPGIQDAMRLSLREGRFLSDFDANETFAVIGGQLAQALSTPGDPLKLGERLRINDYLFLIVGILHSQPRALLMPVQGDESLFIPADGMQRIYANPQIGNVVIRAAPDQDMEAMAKGTSAVLQRQLSDHTVDIQVPQQMIDGMTRQSRTFAYLLLALGAISLVGGGVGVMNVMLMNVSERRREIGIRMALGARQRDIRNLFLLEAVTLTAVGAACGAVLGMTAAWLYAWLSGWAFTLAAAALPLGVGSTLLVGLFFGIYPAVSASRLQPVEALRDE
- a CDS encoding TolC family protein, with amino-acid sequence MNKGLLFLALLSLPCAAADIVINPSAPSSSRSVSLNAQVTSVTLGDAVYLGLRNNPAIRSAYLQRVAQKFDLRVAEDAFNPKLTLNSYYRSTRGSADNARNANLAPATSLLGEYGTRLSMGWTQQLNTADRAGRYRSDGLDLAIIQPLMRGAGWDATTAPLRLSRLSEQANRLNLKATVAQTISQIIATYRELLRAQEQLGIVQDALKRSGTLLEVNKALIAAGRMAEFEIVQTEADIATQQLGVEEAQNQLDSSRLALLRLLALDLSTPIRATEALEAKPMQIDKRQAFNLAQNQQPEYLAALLGSQQADLNLVIAKDSGRWQVDLVAGANQLRDTYNNDNGSGNNRTWDSYAGVQVQIPIGDISTRQAEVRARVNVQDQEIRITDARQELERSVNDVVRDLGTRWRQYEISQRAVELSRRKIDIEREKLSAGRSTNFQVLSFESDLRNAENAQLNALIAYLNAQTQLDLTLGMTLESWEIALNDY
- a CDS encoding efflux RND transporter periplasmic adaptor subunit, with translation MTTNRKRLIGALLILLVAAAGFALRSPAQSPAASEQWLAVQPDALVHQIGLVGKIEPDTTITLTAPFDGNVQANLVEQGQRVEAGQVLLRMDPATLEVQLRDALSAQLKARRTVQEMQDWDNGPAVSRARRSLRTAEMSAGNTQRKLTESENLFQRGIIPRNELDELKQQTQQQQLDLASARGELQQAIDQGKGEYRQIAEMELTNATVKYDALRQLLEGREVKAPFSGIVVPAPGANTPQAGASNAPLQAGSKVSQGQVLFGLANIERLKIVTKVSELDINRLHQGQAVEVLGDGFDGERLNGSVSVVSGLAMTSDSQGSAQFPVTLSIPQLTPQQLQRVRLGMSARLTIVTYNNAQAMVVPAQAISTGEVEYREAMDKPVERVKVTTGQATAQGVEVFGLKPGFVKVGS
- a CDS encoding ABC transporter ATP-binding protein, coding for MMTDTPAHPGLISLQSIGKRYQLAGQHLSILNDVSLAIARGDSCGILGASGSGKSTLLNILGLLDLPNCGQYHFAGHDIFSASPDELAAIRNQQIGFVFQSFNLLPRLSALDNVALPLSYRGISRHESVEQALRMLEQVGLAERAHHRPADLSGGQRQRVAIARALVGTPSVILADEPTGNLDSNTAQDIMDLLLALNRDQHVTLIIVTHDAQIAARLGRQILVRNGTVQEAPRP
- a CDS encoding FAD/NAD(P)-binding protein, producing MTESIRNADVLIVGGGLSGTMLAVQLLRLPGTRQILVIEPRAELGRGEAYSAVELGHTLNGNAARMSVDPDNADDLTEWLTAYIGAGGWPESREQPVPISELFPPRGIFGLYAQQRLAEAKALSASTVEHVRGEVVDLQVEDDGALLTLADGQQLRGAFAVLATGMFPAARTPQTQSSGLNAAAVDPWDVQAMTQIDPQASVLIIGSGLTMVDAVVSLEQAGHRGPIEIFSRHGLLPHVRRQPPGWVDFLAEDHNVRSPRQLLREVRRQCRIAQAQGIDWQAPLDTVRAHIGRLWSQASEREKRQFVRHVRPWWESHHHRSPPLSAQLVARLHEAGRLRIRAASYKGLEPSAQGVNIRVRYRGEQSITPVSGAALINSSGIEYDWRRVARPLPQQLLKRGLIQPGPLALGIAADASGAVVDAQGRVNQRLFAMGPPLRGLWWESTAVTDVALQAKALAAKLANI